Genomic DNA from uncultured Desulfuromusa sp.:
ACTGCGACCATTGACGTCGAAGGAGGTAAATACCCCCAATATTTCATCCCCACAAGCATGACGAGGCTTGATAAAGTAAAAGAGATATTGATTGCCTGGACAAAAAGATTTCTATCGATATCAAGGGATAACAGATAGGGAAGAGAGGGCATCACCTGAGACCCAGTCAGTCCATTAACGAAACCGGTCAGAAATCCCGCAGGGAATTTTAAATGCCTTTCCCACTGTGTTGACAGAGAAAAAGATTTATTGCTCAAAGCCCAGATGGCATAGGTGGTGAGAATCAATCCGAGTAACGCTTTTGCTACGCTGACATTGACAACAACAAGGATCGACAAACCAATGACCAATCCCGGAATAGCGGCAAGGTAGAACAACCAGAAACGTCTTAGTGCTTCACGGAAATGTCCGGCCTGAATCATGATCCCAACATTACTGACGACGGAAGGAAAGATGACCAGCGGGATAGCGACTTTGAGATCAAGGCGTAACGCCATTATAGATAGACAGGAGGTCGAAAAACCGACTCCGGTCAGCCCCTTAATACCGGCAGCAGCAACATAGGCTATCAAAATAAATGTATAATCAATCCAATCCATAGAACAATTATCTCTGAAGGCCCTTTTTTAAACAGATGATCAAACGGTCTATTGGAGCCTGATCGGCAACGCCAGAGTTCGAAATACAAGGAGCAGTTGACGAAAAACAGTAATATAGTATATTCATATTTTTTAAGAAATAAACTTCTACCCAAGGAGGGGGACGCAATGGTTGAGCAGAACCACCTGTTTCTACAAGCGCTGGAAATCTCTCCGAACCCCATGTTTTTGCTTGGAGCAGACGGCAAGGTTATTCTCTGGAACCATTCCTGTGAAGAATTTACCGGCTACAAATCCGAAGATATTGTCAATACTGAACGTCACAAGCAGGTCTTCTACCCCAATAGTTCTCCAGCCCGTTTAACCCTGGCGGACATCATTCTGACGAATCAACAATCTCAGCTGGTTGATCTTTACCCCCCAGCTCAAAATGCACAAATGACTGAAGAACAGCTCTGGGCGGAAGGCTGGTATACGAATTTAGGAGGAAAAGATCGTTATATCTCTTTCAGCGCTGTCCCGCTGCGCGACAAAAACGGAATGCTTCTGGCTGTTCTCGAAACGTTCCATGACATGACAGAGCAAAGGCAAGATAAAGAAAAATCTGTAGTCATGCTTGAACAAGTCCGCAAAGCAAAACTCCAATGGGAACAAACAATGGATCGTATTGATGACCTGATCCTGTGTGTTGATACCGATGAAAATTTGCTGCGATGTAACTGGAAAGTCAGAGAGCTTCTGGAGAAGCCCTATAGTGAGATTATAAAAAAAGAATGGCGCAGTTTACTGCAAACGGGAGGCATAGAGTTTAACCCGGTCGGCGGCAAAAAGAATGAATGCTATCACCCCCAGACAAAACGCTGGTTTTTGTTAAAAACATACAAGTTCCACGATAATCAAGATAACTCTGCCTCAGGAGCAGTCATCACCCTGCAGGACCAAACTGAAACCCGGCAAATGACGACCGAGTTGGAACAAGCCCATGCTGATCTCAAAGCCACACAGGGGCAAATATTACAATCGGAAAAAATGGCGGCAATCGGTCAACTGGCCGCAGGAGTGGCTCACGAAATTAATAATCCAATAGGATTCGTGACCAGTAACTTGCGAACATTAGGTCGCTATGTTGACAAGTTGGCTGACCATATTGAGGAGCAGGAAAAAACCATCCATGAACTTGCACCCGATCAGGCTGATGGCATCATCGGTCAATTGAGAAAAAAATCAAAAATTGATGCCATCATTGAAGACCTTCATGATTTGCAGAGCGAATCCTTAGACGGCTTGGATCGTATCAGCAAAATCGTCAAAAACCTGAAATCATTTTCCCGGGTAGATCAAACCGTATTCAGCAATGTCGACCTCAATGAGTGTCTTGAAAGTACTCTGAATATTGTCTGGAATGAACTTAAATATACCGCGACAATTGAAAAAAAACTCTCTCCTCTCCCATTAGTTCCCTGCTATCCACAAGAAATCAATCAGGTTTTTCTAAACCTGTTAGTGAATGCCGGACACGCGATTGGTGAAAAGGGAGTGATCCGCCTTTATAGCAGGCAGGAGGGAGAAACAGTATGTATCTCAATAACGGATAATGGTTGCGGGATTCCGGAAGAAAATCTCAAGCATTTATTCGAACCTTTTTTCACCACCAAAGAAGTTGGCAAAGGCACAGGCCTCGGTCTGAGCATAAGTTACGATATTATTCAAAAACACAATGGAGAAATACAGGTTGAAAGTGAAGTTGGAAAGGGAACCACATTCACCATCCGGCTCCCGCTGCAACAGGGCGACAACAAAAACAATCAAGCGCATTAGGGCGAATAAGAATATGACCGTCCCCCGCCGGATTATTCAGGCACAAGAAAATCAGAAAACAGTAGTTATCAATTGTTCAATAACCTCATTGTAATGCTGATGGTTCCCCAGATAAGTCACAACAATCCAAAAAACAATTGCGACTAACAGCCCAAGCAGAAAAGACGTGATGATTTTTGGGCGCCATTTATTTTTATAATAATGAGTGATTGCAGTTTCCACATTGCCGGCTTCCGCAACTTGCAATACGGAGAGTAATTGACTCATGATATCTCCTTTATAGGAGCTGTTTGCAACGTCTTTTGAGAATGACAATATCCGGCCGTTAAACTCCGCTTCGCGTTGTTCATATGCGAAGATTTTTTCTCTCAGATGATTGATTTCATCGGGGGGTGTTCCTTTAAGACCGGTCATTTCAGCAGTGACATTTTCAAGTTCAATTCTCAGGGTTTCGACCTCGTCTCTGAGTTCAGCATTGGCATGCTGTAAATCTGCAATTTTGGCCTTGTTAATAAATTCCGACATGACACCCTTTCAGATCGGTCCGATCCTCAACTTATCTCTCTCATGCTGCAAGTTTTCTCCAGCAACAATTTAATTCTAACAAATCATTGTCCGAAGTTTAACTCGTTGCCATATTCGGGCTGATCTAACACGTTAATGAGGAGAAAACATCATTAAAAACATTGACATAACTTTAAAGGATAACTTATTTCTTTCTAAATGACATTTACTAAAAGGGGAAAATACAAATGATTATGACGAACGTCAATACAGTTCCCGGGAAGAAAATCGTTGAGCATTTCGGCATTGTTCAAGGGAGTACTGTTCGCGCGAAACATTTCGGGCGGGATTTTATGGCCGGCTTGAAAAATCTGGTTGGCGGCGAATTAAAGGGATATACCGAGCTCCTTCAAGACTCTCGTCAAGAAGCCATGAAACGGATGGAAGAACAAGCCCGACAAATGGGGGCTAATGCTGTTGTCAATATCCGCTTTGCCACGTCATCAGTCGCCCAGGGGGCTGCAGAACTATTTGTTTACGGAACAGCCGTCAGGGTTGAGTAGGAGTTGACGATGGAAGTCCTGCTACAGAATTTTGATCTGGCTATCTTTCTCATCCTGGTAATTCTTGGCTATTCTGCTGGAACCTGGGCAGAAAAACGCCATTATCGCTCCATCCATAAACGCGAAAAGGAGCTAATCAAGCTGGCTGTCGTTACTGCCGAAGGCAGCTTTCCTCCCGGACGAGTCGCTGACGCCGCGCTGGTCTCCGGAAGTGTTGTTATCTCTATTGATTACTTCAAGCGCCTGTTGGCCATACTGCGGAACATTTTTGGCGGCCGGGTCAAGTCTTACGAATCTTTAGTTGATCGTGCTCGCAGAGAAGCTATTCTGAGGATGAAAGAGAAAGCACAGGAACAAGGGGCCGGCATGATCATCAATATGCGTCTGGAAACAGCAACCATCGGCAGAAGTGCCAATAAAAAGAAAAGTGTCGGCAGCGTTGAGGCGATTGCATATGGAACTGCCATCGTCGTGAACAAATAATGAAATTCACCCCGATACAACTGGAAGGCAATATCAATGTTTCCAAATCTCACCCGCTGATTGAACTCCTCTGGCTTGTGGGTGGATTGATTTTACTGGTTGGCCTGACGTTTATCATCCTTGGAGTGAGTGCCGACTGGGCGGTCTCAAAAACACCGGTAAAAATTGAAACATGGATCGGGAAACAGGCACTCAATCAGTTTCCCGCCAAGGAAAATCCGGCCCTGAAACAGCGCTTGCAAGCTCTTCTCGATCAGTTGCCGCAAAACTCTCCCCTGCGCCAATACCAATTCAAAATATTTCTGTCTGAGACGGAGGATGTGAATGCCATTGCCCTGCCGGGAGGGAATATTGTGGTTTTTTCCGGGTTGTTACAGCAGGTCAAATCGGAAAACGAACTGGCGATGGTATTGGCCCATGAGCTGGGCCATTTTGCCCACCGTGATCATATGCGCAGCCTTGGTCGAGGGTTGGGTCTTGCCGTCGCAACCAACCTGCTCTTCGGTGAAGACAACGCTGCCAGTGAACTGGCCTCGAAAGCTCTGCTCTCCTTTCAGGCCAAATATTCTCAGGCTCAAGAATCCGCTGCCGATCAATTTGGTCTTGACCTGCTCACCAAACGCTACGGTCATGCCGGAGGGGCAACAGATTTCTTTTCCCGTATGGCAGAAGATGCCGGCAGTAAACTCCCCTACATTCTTGCGTCACATCCTCACCCTCAAGCACGGATTGATGCTTTGAAGCAGCGCATCAAGGCAGAAAACTATCAGCTTAAAAAGGTTATCCCGCTAGCGAATGAGCTCCGGCAGGCCGTCATCGATTAACGAAAACTACTTGGGCACCCTCACCTCACGTACAGTGCTTTCGGTATTGTTGGCCGCTTTATCCCATAGCACCACTTTGTAAAAATAGCGTTTACCTTTTTTCACCCTGGCATCAACAAATTGGGTTTCTTTGATGCGAGCATGGCTGATTTTCAGGAAATCACGGTTATTGTGACTGCGAAACACATCAAATCCGGCAAGATCAGTGTCTTTAGAAACAATCGCTAAAATGACCTCCCCTTTTGTCACTGCAGCTCTGAACGATGAGATTTGCGGTTTCACGTGATCTCTTACACTGAGATTCACTGTAGAAGATGGTTCTGATTCATTGCCGGTTTCATCTACGGCAACCACAGTGTAGATAATTGGTATATCCACTGGTGGATTGGCATCCACGAAGGATGGGTTGATTAAGAGGTTTTGACTGACTTTGAGCTTCTGACCAGCCACCTCGCGATAGACATAAAATCCGGCGAGATCATATGACTGTATCTGATCCCAAGTTAAAGCCACCTGACCTGCACGAACGGATGACCCGGATATGGATGGAGATTTCGGTGGCGTGACATCGGGCAACTTGAC
This window encodes:
- a CDS encoding sulfite exporter TauE/SafE family protein; this encodes MDWIDYTFILIAYVAAAGIKGLTGVGFSTSCLSIMALRLDLKVAIPLVIFPSVVSNVGIMIQAGHFREALRRFWLFYLAAIPGLVIGLSILVVVNVSVAKALLGLILTTYAIWALSNKSFSLSTQWERHLKFPAGFLTGFVNGLTGSQVMPSLPYLLSLDIDRNLFVQAINISFTLSSLVMLVGMKYWGYLPPSTSMVAVGGIIPVLIALYLSGEMRKKLTGKVHRRLVLMFLLVTGSILVLKALVSVFGLEL
- a CDS encoding ATP-binding protein, producing the protein MVEQNHLFLQALEISPNPMFLLGADGKVILWNHSCEEFTGYKSEDIVNTERHKQVFYPNSSPARLTLADIILTNQQSQLVDLYPPAQNAQMTEEQLWAEGWYTNLGGKDRYISFSAVPLRDKNGMLLAVLETFHDMTEQRQDKEKSVVMLEQVRKAKLQWEQTMDRIDDLILCVDTDENLLRCNWKVRELLEKPYSEIIKKEWRSLLQTGGIEFNPVGGKKNECYHPQTKRWFLLKTYKFHDNQDNSASGAVITLQDQTETRQMTTELEQAHADLKATQGQILQSEKMAAIGQLAAGVAHEINNPIGFVTSNLRTLGRYVDKLADHIEEQEKTIHELAPDQADGIIGQLRKKSKIDAIIEDLHDLQSESLDGLDRISKIVKNLKSFSRVDQTVFSNVDLNECLESTLNIVWNELKYTATIEKKLSPLPLVPCYPQEINQVFLNLLVNAGHAIGEKGVIRLYSRQEGETVCISITDNGCGIPEENLKHLFEPFFTTKEVGKGTGLGLSISYDIIQKHNGEIQVESEVGKGTTFTIRLPLQQGDNKNNQAH
- a CDS encoding YbjQ family protein — protein: MIMTNVNTVPGKKIVEHFGIVQGSTVRAKHFGRDFMAGLKNLVGGELKGYTELLQDSRQEAMKRMEEQARQMGANAVVNIRFATSSVAQGAAELFVYGTAVRVE
- a CDS encoding heavy metal-binding domain-containing protein, translating into MEVLLQNFDLAIFLILVILGYSAGTWAEKRHYRSIHKREKELIKLAVVTAEGSFPPGRVADAALVSGSVVISIDYFKRLLAILRNIFGGRVKSYESLVDRARREAILRMKEKAQEQGAGMIINMRLETATIGRSANKKKSVGSVEAIAYGTAIVVNK
- a CDS encoding M48 family metallopeptidase; protein product: MKFTPIQLEGNINVSKSHPLIELLWLVGGLILLVGLTFIILGVSADWAVSKTPVKIETWIGKQALNQFPAKENPALKQRLQALLDQLPQNSPLRQYQFKIFLSETEDVNAIALPGGNIVVFSGLLQQVKSENELAMVLAHELGHFAHRDHMRSLGRGLGLAVATNLLFGEDNAASELASKALLSFQAKYSQAQESAADQFGLDLLTKRYGHAGGATDFFSRMAEDAGSKLPYILASHPHPQARIDALKQRIKAENYQLKKVIPLANELRQAVID